The genomic interval GAGAGAGGTGCCAGGCGTTTACCCATGGAGAGGTGAGCTCGGGCTGCGCCGTCAGGACTACATCACTCTCCCTGAGGACGGGCAACATGGAGATGAAGAGTGGCTGATCGATGCTCTCTGTTCCGCTTTCAGGCCTAAAGGAATTAAAAAACAGGAGCGTAAaagcatttaacattttataatttcatCAATCAGAAGGTGACTAAAATATGCCTATTTTCCAATTGATCAGCTCCTACTGGTAAGCGCCTGGTCAACTCAAAAATAAGATATTTTCCCTTCAGTAAACACAAGTATCTGAAGTCTAATTTATACTTCCAGTCCTCTCTACTTTCTGCTAAACCAGAAAGTCTGTGTGATGTCAAAATTGTGTCATCTGTACCCATCCCCTAGAGTCCACTAGGACTCTGCAGAGTAAAGCTCAGATTCTTGCAGCTCAGGCTGTTTTGAAAACTGCAAATCCGAGTGAAATGTGGTCAATCAGCCGAGCTAACAATAGTATGACTAAAGGCAAAGGCATGTCTGCAAGGACCCAGAGGCTTGCATTCACCGATGCCTTGAGGAATATGAAGATGCTAAGCAGTATAAGGTTGCAGACACTATATGCGTTTGCATTTTAAATCTTGTACCATGATTTCACTGTTTTATGTAACAAAAAGCCCGTCTAGGAACAGACATGGAAGACTAACTTGTTAGTGAAGGTTGATGGTATTTGCCCAAACTATATACTTGTCCCTGCcctatacaaataaacaaactcttTAGATTGAACACTGTTATCAAGGGAAGAAAACTTGAGGCATTTTCTGTATAATTGTGATATTTGACATGATATCAGTGGAAGCAGAGATGTAAAAATAGGAAAGGGTTCAATCAGGCTGTGAGAGAAGAAtgtcagcagataacaggaagggtaaaaaaaaaattcagaaagTTGATCAGTTTtatccttttaaactttcaaccTCTGTTTTTAAAGGTAATATGTtcaatttggaaatgttggcaaccATTCAGAAATCTTATATTTAAGAGAAGGATCTACTGGATCCTATAGATACAGATGGAGACCGCCATGTTTGTTATGCTAGCAGCTAGATGGTGGGTATAGCTAGCAGCAGCAATAGCTAATATGAGATATTAAAATGTCAACTATTTTAatcatttcttgtttgttttaaatattgtatGATGCTCTTTTAAAGCAAACTTACAAAAGCTGTGAATGTAAATAATGGCCACTCAAGGGAGGAATACTGAAACACATATTTTTGAATATGGCTCctccattttcttttattttagtcCCTAAAAAAATGGGAATATGCTAAAGTAAGGATAAGAATGTAAGAAAAACGTATAATGTGAATTCAATATTCAAAAAGTAAACTAGTTAAACAGTTAAAATGCAACGTATTAATTCACAAATGCTGTAGGATAAGCTCCCTGAAACTAGAACAAGTTTCAAACAACActgcaaacaacaaaaaatccataaagcacaaacacacCGGATCTCCAGCCTCAGGTCTGGACCTCCCAGTATCGGTCTGACAAGACAGTCCAAATGGCCGCTGATTGACGGCCAGTTTACGGTTTCCATGACAGCCTTACTGAACATGTTCACAACAGCCTCTGCTGACAGGTAACCTCCCACCAAGTACCTACAAAACCCAAAGGCAGACATGTCAACCCGAAGACTGAACATTTTGACAGGGAGCATCCCCTGTTTTTACCTCCAACATAGATTAATGTACTGATCATACATGGGTACAAATAAATCAACAACTAACAGAGGTTATATTGAGGTTAGGTTTATTAAGATGAATCTACTATAAGTTCATACCACAAGAAATTGTGAAAATACAAATTAAGGTTTTCACACACTTAGACATTATTTAATCTGTGTGCGATTACCTGTCCCAGTAACTGCGTCCTCTCGGAAAATATTCCAGGTTGACCCGCCGGACCATCCAGTGCAGAGGGTGTGTGAGCAAAGTTTCCTCCCCAGGAATAAGACGCCACAATGTAGGTTCCAGCTGTAGAGGCACCAGCAGACATGCATGGTCTGCACTGACCacctaaatataaaaacacGCATTAAAAACATTCTGGCTACATGTTCCTGCTTCAAGAACAAGTTATGGAAAATTGCATCTTCAAACAGGAAAGAAATTGTAATTTCTTTAAAGTTACCTGCAAATCATCCAGGAGAGAACCTCCAAGGTTCATTTCTCCCAGAGGCATGTCTGGGTGACGGCTGTGAAGAAAGCCCTGAATCTCAGTGCAGATATCCAGAGCCAGAGACTGAGCCCTCTTCACCTCATTTGGAGCCAGTACTACCCTGCTGGAATAATACTGCTGCAGACGCTCCTGGGCAATTTTAAAGAGGTTGCAACCAGAATCTTTTACACTGCATGTTTTCAAATGCAATAATTCAAAGATAAAAAGCACACAGAACAAGTACTTCACAAGTTTTGAGGTTGTTTGGTTAAACAAGTACAGTATTTCGTCCATTTACGTATGTAGAACAGGTGTGTATGACTTCTATAGTGTTTAAAGTAATtagtaaaaaaagcaaaaataaaaaacatgttctgtaaataaTGCCAATGATGATGACAATGCAGTGCATTACAAAAGTAGataaacctttaattttataccattttgttgcattacagccacaaacttcagcattttagtggaattttatgtaatagaccaaaacGTTTTCACAATTATTGTGAAGTGCAagcaaaattatacatggtttcaaatttatctgccaaaaatttgtttttagttcAAGATGTTAGAACAGTCCCTACCCATCTCCACCCCATGATACTTTCACCACTATGTTTTATGATAGGGAGGGGGGTGTTTAGGGTGATATGCACAGTTAGTTTTCTGCTACACAGCATTTTTTATGCCATCAAAAAAGTTACACTTTACTCATCTGACCCGACAAACTTCTTTAACATTTGCCGTCTCCCTTGAGTTACAGATTGTCCTACCTGAGCTGAGGATCTCCTCAGCACCTAAAGACTAATGCCTTCTTGGTGTGGCCCGTGTGTTTAGGTGGATGGTCACGTCTCCTACTGTTTACAGTTTGGGGGACGGGCAGTGAACACAAATGTACACCAATCTTTTGAAAACTACATATTTTCTCtacacttcataattatgtacAACTCCGTATGGCCGAGTACAGAAAATAATGTCATAGTTGAAATGTCACagaatttagaaatgttttaggGGTATACATTTTCTTGCATGTAATAGAATATTCTTAACATTTTGGCAGGAAAGCTATTATTTTGCCAGTAGCAAAGAGCTATAATAATTCAGTTTAGTTGCTAGTTGttctaaataacccaaagaTCTCACCTTTAACATTTAAGTAGAAGAGCGAGAAAATGACACCAGACAGCCTACCTTACCTGGCAATGACCAACCCACACGTAAAGGTTTCCTGTTGCACCATAATAACTCTTAGATAGATGAGCTGTCTGACATAGAGACTTCTGCAGGTCTTTGGAGCTTGGTTTCGAATGGCCATAACAAAAACTCAAGGTTCATTTAAAAAGCATCTTTTAAAATGTCCAGAATTGGTGATGACTTGTATAAAATGCAACTTCTTTAGCTTGTGATCAGGTAGATACTTTGCCAGCTACTGTATATCAAAACTCTTTCAAGTTCTCTTCCTCTACACACTGTATTTTGAGTAATCAAGTCACACATCTCTCTGGATTCCTCTCTTcagaaaggacaaaaacaataaatttcaCATGCATATATTTTGAGCCAAAAGTAAGAAAAGCTCTTAACTGTGGAGCAGCTACAACTTGATTTCATCGTTTAGGTTTTGAGTAGTTTAAAAGTGAAATGTACCTGCAGCGTGAGCACACAAAGCTGTAGCCTTTTGGACTTTGCCTCAGGTTTAGGCAGAACGTCAGGAGAGGATACTTCAAGGTTTTGGCAGAGATCATCTGGTTAAGGAAGAACAGCTGGCATGAGTGGGCTAAAATCAGGAAAGCAAACATTTTGTGCCTTTTAAGATATACATACCTTTCTGTTGTTTAGTTTCTTTGGAGACGTGCTTCATTACAACACCCTGTATTCCTTTCCTGATGAGCGTTGGAGAAGCAGAGACTAAACTAAGCTCCTCCCAGCTCTCAACCATCTTCTGCTCCACCTTTTCATCTTCTGCCGCACGGCCTGCGCGTTCGATCAGCTAAATACAAACTTATTTTTGCTGTTGTCAAGACGGAGATGCACTaactaaatgtaaaatatgcaAAATAGCAAGACCAAAAATGGAAACTAATTTACACCATAAACCTGCAGTGCTTTGCATGCTTATTTGTAAACAATATCcaatattaaaaaatgaaaaaaaaggtgtttttttctgGTCTTTTATACAACATAACAATGGCATTTTAGAATAAAAGATTATCTAATGCCAGTTCACAACACTTGTGGTCTCAAGGCACTACACAAAAAAAGTCATTTCCATCCGgttataaaagcagattccaagtcaattacatacattgaACTTGATTTCATTGTTTGATACTAGGATcaattttcagtttattatccaaattaattaaaaggttttcagcaTTTACTCTTGAAGTGACAGTGGGCTGTTACTTGCATTGTGtcgctgactttgcagcaatccctcgcACTGAGCATGCATTTCTggttttaaaaagacatttgaattgatttgaactcaacagtgaaaataaagagaGTCCTACATCATTCCGGCACCTCCAAATCCCTGCATTTTTATAAGCATGACAAACACAGGCAAAGACGTAATGATGTGGCACTGACAACCTCAGAACACTTACTCTTTTAACTGCCAACGTTGCAATGCCCAGCAGAGCAGCTCCCCCGACTCCCAGAACCAGCCGAGCGTTGGACAGCAGGAAGTTAATCACCATGGCAACGCCATCTTCTCCTCTCCTCCGACTGCTCTGGAAGTTCATGGCTTCCTTTCTGTGGTTAGcctttggaaaaaataaaatgtcccaAGTTAatagaacagaaagaaacacaaGCCATTAAATGTCAGGAAGAATATGAAGTGCTTGACGTGcgatcttttattttaatttttacatttctctAACTTCCAGAATGCACAATTCTGCAAGTCTGACAACTTCTCAAGTAAATGTTTTTGGGAATT from Girardinichthys multiradiatus isolate DD_20200921_A chromosome 5, DD_fGirMul_XY1, whole genome shotgun sequence carries:
- the mief2 gene encoding mitochondrial dynamics protein MID49 isoform X2, which codes for MVESWEELSLVSASPTLIRKGIQGVVMKHVSKETKQQKDDLCQNLEVSSPDVLPKPEAKSKRLQLCVLTLQERLQQYYSSRVVLAPNEVKRAQSLALDICTEIQGFLHSRHPDMPLGEMNLGGSLLDDLQVVSADHACLLVPLQLEPTLWRLIPGEETLLTHPLHWMVRRVNLEYFPRGRSYWDRYLVGGYLSAEAVVNMFSKAVMETVNWPSISGHLDCLVRPILGGPDLRLEIRPESGTESIDQPLFISMLPVLRESDVVLTAQPELTSPWVNAWHLSLYPWETQRLTQLDATDDGCRRLTLKVLKAVCKLSPPLRHLKTAPLANLILHLSDSENDWSKNSLDVRFQQCINELIGHLEQQALHSYFKPAVNLLSDLSEDQVDQMGFMLYCAVSDPEILLI
- the mief2 gene encoding mitochondrial dynamics protein MID49 isoform X1 → MNFQSSRRRGEDGVAMVINFLLSNARLVLGVGGAALLGIATLAVKRLIERAGRAAEDEKVEQKMVESWEELSLVSASPTLIRKGIQGVVMKHVSKETKQQKDDLCQNLEVSSPDVLPKPEAKSKRLQLCVLTLQERLQQYYSSRVVLAPNEVKRAQSLALDICTEIQGFLHSRHPDMPLGEMNLGGSLLDDLQVVSADHACLLVPLQLEPTLWRLIPGEETLLTHPLHWMVRRVNLEYFPRGRSYWDRYLVGGYLSAEAVVNMFSKAVMETVNWPSISGHLDCLVRPILGGPDLRLEIRPESGTESIDQPLFISMLPVLRESDVVLTAQPELTSPWVNAWHLSLYPWETQRLTQLDATDDGCRRLTLKVLKAVCKLSPPLRHLKTAPLANLILHLSDSENDWSKNSLDVRFQQCINELIGHLEQQALHSYFKPAVNLLSDLSEDQVDQMGFMLYCAVSDPEILLI